The following proteins come from a genomic window of Acinetobacter baumannii:
- a CDS encoding HAD family hydrolase yields MKLALFDLDHTLLNTDSDHSWGEFLVNEGLVDPVHHRQMNDKFYEDYKAGQLDPYAYNEFVFGFLTKHDNNYLTELHQLFMEKVIRPQMRPKGFDAIKKHQDLGHTIVGITATSDFITAPIFREFGITEILATNAEVADGKYTGKVAGLACYQKGKLARLEAWLDGRSVSESWAYSDSINDRFLLEYATHAIAVNPDDRLEKLAQEHNWEIQDWSI; encoded by the coding sequence ATGAAACTGGCGTTGTTTGATTTAGACCATACCTTGTTAAATACCGATTCAGACCACTCGTGGGGTGAATTTTTAGTCAATGAAGGTTTGGTTGATCCGGTTCATCATCGTCAGATGAATGATAAATTTTATGAAGACTACAAAGCAGGGCAACTAGATCCATATGCTTATAATGAGTTTGTTTTCGGCTTTTTAACAAAGCATGACAATAACTACTTAACTGAGCTTCATCAGTTGTTTATGGAAAAAGTGATCCGCCCTCAAATGCGACCAAAAGGTTTTGATGCAATCAAAAAACATCAAGATTTAGGCCATACCATTGTAGGTATTACAGCAACAAGTGATTTTATTACTGCGCCGATTTTCCGTGAATTTGGAATTACTGAAATCTTAGCAACTAACGCCGAGGTTGCTGATGGTAAATATACAGGTAAAGTGGCGGGTTTAGCGTGTTATCAAAAGGGCAAACTTGCACGTCTTGAGGCATGGCTGGACGGTCGTAGCGTTTCTGAGTCTTGGGCTTATTCAGATTCAATTAATGACCGTTTTTTACTTGAATATGCAACGCATGCGATTGCAGTCAACCCTGATGATCGCCTTGAAAAGTTAGCTCAAGAGCACAACTGGGAAATTCAGGACTGGTCGATTTAA
- a CDS encoding LysR family transcriptional regulator: MNLAAFEAFVKVMETGSISVAADQLFITQPAVTKRIHSLEEYFGVKLFESAGRGVQATHAAHSLLPKVKSWLNELRDIHHTLSHEQTQIQGRLKIGTSHHIGLHHLPAPLKHFVQQFPQVTLDVHFVDSEQAHEQVLAGDLELAFLTLPPSGDERLNYITIWNDPLVFVAAPFHPLAQKKNLTLQDLIEYPSLLPAAQTYTAQITLAEFEKQGLKPKITMSNNPLESIRMLVSIGLGWSVLPKTLLNQDMQQLDLNVEMNRQLGMVWHPARTQSRAMQELIKMMQE; the protein is encoded by the coding sequence ATGAATCTTGCAGCCTTTGAAGCTTTTGTAAAAGTTATGGAAACAGGTTCGATCTCTGTGGCTGCGGATCAACTATTTATTACCCAACCTGCTGTCACCAAACGTATTCATAGCCTAGAAGAGTACTTTGGCGTAAAGTTATTTGAATCGGCAGGCCGTGGGGTTCAAGCAACTCATGCTGCGCATTCATTATTACCAAAAGTTAAAAGCTGGTTAAATGAACTTCGTGATATTCACCACACGCTAAGTCATGAACAAACCCAAATACAAGGTCGTTTAAAAATCGGGACGAGTCATCACATCGGTTTGCATCACTTGCCTGCTCCGCTTAAACACTTTGTTCAGCAGTTTCCTCAAGTCACGCTAGACGTACATTTTGTTGATTCCGAACAAGCACACGAACAGGTACTTGCTGGCGATTTAGAGTTAGCATTTTTAACACTCCCGCCCTCAGGTGATGAGCGTCTTAACTATATTACGATCTGGAATGATCCTTTAGTTTTTGTAGCTGCTCCATTTCATCCATTGGCTCAAAAAAAGAATTTAACCTTACAAGATTTAATTGAATATCCAAGTTTGCTACCTGCCGCACAGACTTATACAGCTCAAATCACTTTAGCTGAGTTTGAAAAACAAGGCCTTAAACCGAAAATTACCATGAGCAATAACCCACTAGAGTCAATTCGTATGTTGGTTTCTATTGGTTTAGGTTGGTCAGTTTTACCAAAAACTCTGCTGAATCAAGATATGCAGCAGCTTGATTTAAATGTCGAGATGAACCGTCAGCTAGGTATGGTATGGCATCCTGCACGTACTCAATCTAGAGCCATGCAAGAGTTGATTAAAATGATGCAAGAATAA
- a CDS encoding DUF2061 domain-containing protein gives MVMANIQKFVVNNQRTLKKTLSYYIMHITVAMLVAYFVTGNIWMALTLSMLEPTVQAFAFFFHEKVWAAKDRRISALSENETTA, from the coding sequence ATGGTTATGGCTAATATTCAAAAATTCGTTGTTAATAATCAACGTACATTAAAGAAAACCTTAAGTTACTACATAATGCATATTACGGTAGCCATGTTAGTTGCCTACTTTGTAACGGGTAATATTTGGATGGCTTTAACATTAAGTATGTTAGAACCAACAGTACAAGCTTTTGCATTTTTCTTTCATGAAAAAGTATGGGCAGCAAAAGACCGCCGTATATCAGCTTTAAGCGAAAACGAGACGACTGCTTAG
- the leuC gene encoding 3-isopropylmalate dehydratase large subunit — translation MAGKTLYDKLWDDHVVTQRDDGSCLLYIDRHLLHEVTSPQAFEGLQLAGRQPWRLSANVATPDHNVPTSKKERDQGIAGIEDDTSRIQVQTLDDNCKAFNIVEFGINDIRQGIVHVVGPEQGLTLPGMTVVCGDSHTATHGAFGCLAHGIGTSEVEHVLATQCLVQKKSKNMLVRVDGVLGKGVTPKDVVLAIIGKIGTAGGTGYAIEFGGQVFRDMSIEGRMTVCNMAIEAGARVGMVAVDDKTIEYVKGRSYAPKGEQWDQAVAYWNTLHSDDDAVFDAVVELNGAEIEPQVSWGTSPEMVIPVSKAVPTLEQAKDDVQRNDWTRAYQYMGLNAGQALADIQLDRVFIGSCTNSRIEDIRAAAEVVKGRKVAPSIKQAMIVPGSGLVKQQAEKEGLDKIFLEAGFEWREPGCSMCLAMNADKLQPGEHCASTSNRNFEGRQGNGGRTHLVSPAMAAAAAIAGHFVDVRSF, via the coding sequence ATGGCAGGCAAAACTTTATATGACAAATTGTGGGATGACCACGTAGTTACTCAGCGTGATGATGGTTCGTGCTTACTTTATATCGACCGTCATTTATTGCATGAAGTAACAAGTCCACAAGCATTTGAAGGTTTGCAACTTGCTGGTCGTCAACCATGGCGTTTAAGTGCAAACGTAGCTACCCCAGACCACAACGTTCCAACCTCTAAAAAAGAACGTGATCAGGGCATCGCTGGTATTGAAGATGATACATCTCGTATTCAGGTTCAGACCTTAGATGATAACTGTAAGGCATTTAATATCGTTGAATTCGGTATTAATGATATTCGCCAAGGTATTGTGCATGTTGTTGGTCCTGAACAAGGCTTAACTTTACCGGGTATGACTGTGGTGTGTGGTGACTCACATACAGCGACTCACGGTGCTTTCGGTTGCTTGGCACATGGTATTGGGACATCTGAGGTTGAACATGTATTAGCAACACAATGTTTGGTTCAGAAAAAATCTAAAAACATGTTAGTTCGCGTCGATGGCGTATTGGGTAAAGGTGTAACACCAAAAGATGTAGTGTTAGCCATTATCGGTAAAATTGGTACCGCTGGCGGTACGGGCTATGCAATCGAATTTGGTGGTCAGGTATTCCGTGATATGTCGATTGAAGGACGTATGACAGTATGTAACATGGCGATCGAAGCTGGTGCTCGTGTGGGTATGGTTGCTGTTGATGATAAAACCATTGAATACGTAAAAGGTCGTAGCTATGCACCAAAAGGTGAGCAATGGGATCAAGCAGTTGCTTACTGGAACACATTGCATTCAGACGATGATGCTGTGTTTGATGCAGTTGTTGAATTAAATGGTGCGGAGATTGAACCACAAGTGTCTTGGGGTACTTCACCTGAGATGGTTATTCCTGTCTCGAAAGCTGTACCAACTTTAGAACAAGCGAAAGATGACGTACAACGCAATGACTGGACACGTGCTTATCAGTATATGGGCTTAAATGCAGGTCAGGCATTAGCTGATATTCAGCTTGATCGTGTCTTTATCGGTTCTTGTACGAATTCACGTATTGAAGATATTCGTGCTGCTGCTGAAGTAGTTAAAGGCCGTAAAGTGGCACCTAGCATTAAGCAAGCCATGATTGTTCCAGGTTCTGGTTTAGTTAAACAACAGGCTGAAAAAGAAGGTTTGGATAAAATTTTCTTGGAAGCTGGCTTTGAATGGCGTGAGCCGGGTTGCTCAATGTGTTTAGCAATGAACGCAGACAAGTTACAACCGGGTGAGCATTGTGCATCAACCTCGAACCGTAACTTTGAAGGTCGTCAGGGTAATGGTGGCCGTACTCACTTGGTCAGTCCGGCAATGGCAGCAGCGGCTGCGATTGCAGGTCATTTTGTTGACGTTCGTTCATTTTAA
- the leuD gene encoding 3-isopropylmalate dehydratase small subunit: MKAYTVEQGIVAPLDRANVDTDLIIPKQFLKSIKRTGFGDNLFDELRYLDEGYPGQDNSVRPKNPDFVLNQPRYQGATVLIARTNFGCGSSREHAPWALNEYGFRTVIAPSFADIFFNNCFKNGMLPVILPEDIVDQLFKECAAQEGYQLTIDLAAQEVRTPTGEAFKFEVDPFRKHCLLNGLDDIGLTLQNADAIRAYEEKTKQVRPWVFQEIN; the protein is encoded by the coding sequence ATGAAAGCTTACACAGTTGAACAAGGTATCGTTGCACCATTAGATCGTGCCAATGTTGATACAGATTTAATTATTCCAAAACAGTTTTTAAAATCGATTAAACGTACTGGGTTTGGCGACAACTTATTTGATGAACTTCGTTATTTAGACGAAGGCTATCCGGGACAAGACAATTCAGTACGTCCAAAAAATCCGGATTTCGTTTTAAATCAGCCACGTTATCAAGGGGCAACCGTTTTAATTGCTCGTACTAACTTTGGTTGTGGTTCAAGCCGTGAGCATGCACCTTGGGCATTAAATGAATATGGTTTCCGTACCGTTATTGCGCCAAGCTTTGCTGATATTTTCTTTAATAACTGTTTTAAAAACGGTATGTTGCCAGTCATTTTGCCTGAAGACATTGTTGATCAGTTATTTAAGGAATGTGCTGCGCAAGAAGGGTATCAATTAACAATTGATTTGGCTGCGCAAGAAGTTCGTACACCAACTGGAGAAGCATTTAAATTCGAAGTGGATCCATTTCGTAAGCATTGCTTGTTAAATGGTTTGGATGATATTGGCTTGACACTTCAAAATGCGGACGCAATTCGCGCTTATGAAGAAAAAACCAAACAGGTTCGTCCTTGGGTATTCCAAGAGATAAATTAA
- the leuB gene encoding 3-isopropylmalate dehydrogenase, which yields MSKQILILAGDGIGPEIVGAAEKVLNKVNEKFNLSLTWEHGLLGGAAIDAHGEPYPAVTSEQAKKADAILLGAVGGPKWDTIERSIRPERGLLKIRSELNLFANLRPAILYPQLADASSLKPEIVAGLDILIVRELTGGIYFGQPRGIRELENGEKQGYNTDVYSESEIKRIAKVAFELAGLRGGKVCSVDKANVLEVTELWKQTVTDLQQANYPNIQLSHMYVDNAAMQLVRAPKQFDVIVTGNLFGDILSDEAAMLTGSIGMLPSASLDENGKGMYEPCHGSAPDIAGQNVANPLATILSVAMMLRYTFREEAAAKAIEDAVGQVLDQGLRTADIMSEGMTKVGTAEMGEAVVAALA from the coding sequence ATGTCTAAACAGATTTTAATTTTGGCTGGCGATGGGATTGGTCCTGAAATTGTTGGGGCAGCAGAAAAAGTATTAAATAAAGTAAATGAAAAATTTAATTTGTCGTTGACTTGGGAACATGGCTTGTTAGGTGGTGCAGCGATTGATGCTCATGGAGAACCGTACCCAGCAGTAACTAGCGAGCAAGCAAAGAAGGCTGATGCCATTTTATTAGGTGCTGTTGGCGGACCAAAGTGGGACACTATTGAACGTTCTATCCGTCCTGAACGCGGTCTTTTAAAAATTCGTAGTGAACTTAACTTATTTGCTAATTTGCGCCCAGCAATCTTATATCCACAATTAGCCGATGCTTCTAGCTTAAAACCTGAGATAGTTGCTGGTTTAGATATTTTGATCGTTCGTGAATTGACTGGTGGTATCTATTTTGGTCAACCACGTGGTATTCGTGAACTCGAAAATGGTGAAAAACAGGGCTATAACACTGACGTTTATTCTGAAAGCGAAATTAAGCGTATTGCAAAAGTTGCTTTTGAACTTGCAGGATTGCGTGGCGGTAAAGTGTGTTCTGTAGATAAGGCCAATGTTTTAGAAGTAACAGAGCTTTGGAAGCAAACGGTCACGGATTTACAGCAAGCCAACTATCCAAATATTCAGCTTTCACATATGTATGTGGACAATGCTGCCATGCAGCTTGTACGTGCGCCTAAACAGTTTGATGTAATCGTGACAGGTAACTTGTTTGGCGATATTTTGTCTGATGAAGCAGCAATGCTTACCGGCTCAATTGGTATGTTGCCATCGGCTTCTTTAGATGAAAATGGCAAAGGCATGTATGAACCTTGTCATGGTTCAGCGCCTGATATTGCAGGGCAAAACGTTGCAAACCCGTTGGCAACCATTCTTTCAGTTGCGATGATGCTTCGTTATACCTTCCGTGAAGAAGCTGCTGCTAAAGCAATTGAAGATGCAGTAGGGCAAGTACTTGATCAAGGTTTACGTACAGCCGATATTATGTCTGAAGGCATGACTAAAGTTGGTACAGCCGAGATGGGTGAAGCAGTTGTTGCTGCTCTTGCTTAA
- a CDS encoding lysozyme inhibitor LprI family protein, giving the protein MKKIVFAFLCFGITAVYADNCDSARNTYDDIYCTNKIYASADADLNKNYQALRAKLNTVQRNTLKRSQLAWIRQRDAECTDSNRNSVDVQCRLQTTQERNHWLQERLRECQTVGCKTSRLSE; this is encoded by the coding sequence ATGAAAAAAATAGTTTTTGCCTTTTTGTGTTTCGGAATAACCGCGGTCTATGCTGATAACTGTGATAGTGCTCGTAATACTTATGATGATATTTACTGTACCAATAAAATCTATGCGAGTGCTGATGCAGACCTGAATAAGAATTATCAGGCATTAAGAGCGAAATTAAATACAGTACAAAGAAATACACTTAAGAGGTCGCAGCTTGCTTGGATACGCCAACGTGATGCTGAATGTACAGATTCTAATAGAAATAGCGTAGACGTGCAGTGTCGTTTACAGACAACGCAAGAAAGAAACCATTGGCTGCAAGAAAGATTGCGTGAATGCCAAACGGTGGGATGTAAAACCAGTCGATTAAGTGAATAA
- the infA gene encoding translation initiation factor IF-1, translated as MANKEELIEFEGVVTETLPNTMFRVRLENGHEVIAHISGKMRKHYIRILTGDSVKVEMTPYDLTKGRITYRAR; from the coding sequence ATGGCCAATAAAGAGGAACTCATTGAGTTCGAAGGCGTTGTCACCGAAACGCTTCCTAATACGATGTTCCGTGTACGTCTTGAAAACGGTCACGAAGTTATTGCACACATTTCTGGTAAAATGCGTAAACACTATATTCGTATTCTTACTGGCGACAGTGTGAAAGTCGAAATGACTCCATATGACTTAACCAAAGGTCGTATTACGTACCGTGCTCGCTAA
- a CDS encoding AraC family transcriptional regulator, producing MGQLTDASVVLRFGYQAIRRAGLPTEEILTKAGVALNQVDTNARTPLSAQYAFWTAAQEVSKDPDIGLHLGEHLPLYRGQVIEHLFISSETFGEGLKRALAYQRLISDAFDAKLVVEDGRCYLTNGEQVGADNLVNRHFSECAISGVLRFFKFITEGQFHPIFIDFNFSEGASEDEYFRVYGCPVSLGQKETRLYFDPAILDFQLWQAEPELLQLHEQLAIEKLQELARYDLVGEVRRAIGSTLESGETTLETVAAQLNITPRRLRTQLSEANTSFQQILSDYRCRLAKKLLANTNESVERIVYLTGFSEPSTFYRAFKRWTNETPVEYRKRKQHR from the coding sequence GTGGGTCAGCTAACAGATGCATCAGTTGTATTACGTTTTGGCTATCAAGCAATTCGTCGTGCAGGATTGCCAACAGAAGAAATATTAACTAAAGCGGGAGTCGCTTTAAATCAGGTCGATACAAACGCACGTACTCCGTTAAGTGCGCAGTATGCCTTTTGGACTGCTGCTCAGGAAGTCAGTAAAGATCCAGACATCGGTTTGCATTTAGGTGAGCATTTACCTTTGTACCGTGGTCAGGTGATTGAACATTTATTTATTAGTAGTGAAACTTTTGGTGAAGGGCTTAAACGAGCTTTGGCTTACCAGCGTCTCATTAGTGATGCATTTGATGCAAAACTGGTGGTTGAAGATGGACGCTGCTATTTGACCAATGGTGAGCAGGTAGGGGCAGACAACCTTGTTAATCGTCATTTTTCAGAATGTGCGATTTCAGGTGTGCTCAGATTCTTCAAATTTATTACCGAAGGCCAGTTTCATCCGATCTTCATTGATTTTAATTTCAGTGAAGGTGCTTCTGAAGATGAATACTTCCGTGTCTATGGCTGTCCGGTAAGCTTAGGGCAGAAAGAAACACGGCTATATTTTGACCCTGCCATTTTAGATTTTCAGCTTTGGCAGGCAGAGCCTGAATTACTTCAATTGCATGAACAATTGGCGATTGAAAAGTTACAAGAACTTGCCCGTTATGATTTAGTGGGTGAGGTTCGTCGTGCGATTGGTTCGACACTTGAAAGTGGAGAAACGACGCTAGAAACCGTAGCGGCACAATTAAATATTACGCCGCGTCGTTTACGGACGCAGTTAAGTGAAGCAAATACCAGCTTCCAGCAAATACTTTCTGACTACCGTTGTCGTTTAGCTAAAAAACTTTTAGCTAACACTAATGAGAGTGTTGAGCGTATTGTGTATTTAACAGGTTTTTCTGAACCGAGTACATTCTACCGCGCGTTTAAGCGCTGGACTAACGAAACACCGGTTGAGTACCGTAAGCGTAAGCAACATCGTTAG
- the truA gene encoding tRNA pseudouridine(38-40) synthase TruA, translating into MQRYAVGIEFSGIQYRGWQTQQPGVASVQETIERVLSKIADEPITLHGAGRTDAGVHATNMVAHFDTNAIRPERGWIMGANSQLPKDISIQWIKQMDEEFHARFKATARRYRYVVYNAPHRPALLHKQVTHIYQKLDVQKMIKAASKFEGTHNFETFRAAACQSNQPVRHVKHCRLFEHGRYLVLDIQADGFLHHMVRNIMGCLLEIGQGMYEIDHIDTMFAAEDRKAAGITAPPDGLYFIQCYYPEQFDLPQPPLGPHWLNLPE; encoded by the coding sequence ATGCAACGTTATGCGGTCGGTATTGAATTTAGTGGTATTCAATATCGAGGTTGGCAAACACAACAGCCAGGCGTTGCCAGCGTTCAGGAAACTATAGAGCGTGTACTCAGCAAAATCGCGGATGAACCGATCACACTTCACGGTGCAGGTCGAACAGATGCAGGAGTACACGCAACAAATATGGTGGCCCATTTTGACACCAATGCAATTCGTCCAGAGCGTGGATGGATCATGGGAGCAAATAGCCAACTTCCTAAGGATATTTCAATTCAGTGGATTAAACAGATGGATGAAGAGTTCCATGCACGTTTTAAAGCCACTGCTCGTCGCTACCGCTATGTTGTATATAACGCTCCACATCGCCCTGCACTTTTACATAAACAAGTCACGCATATTTATCAAAAATTAGACGTGCAAAAAATGATTAAAGCTGCCAGCAAATTTGAAGGTACGCATAACTTTGAAACCTTCCGTGCAGCAGCCTGCCAGTCAAATCAACCTGTACGACATGTAAAGCATTGCCGTTTGTTTGAACATGGACGTTATTTGGTTTTAGATATTCAAGCTGATGGCTTTTTACATCATATGGTTCGAAACATTATGGGTTGCTTACTTGAAATTGGGCAAGGCATGTATGAAATCGACCATATTGATACAATGTTCGCAGCCGAAGATCGAAAGGCAGCAGGAATTACCGCCCCACCTGATGGTCTCTATTTTATTCAATGTTATTATCCCGAGCAGTTTGACTTACCACAACCACCGCTCGGGCCACATTGGTTAAACCTACCTGAGTAG
- a CDS encoding asparaginase: MKKIALFYMGGTFGCIGEPLAPMPYDQFLPQLEKVIPPHLTVDCFAAPNIVDSSACTAPDWLRLIQRIQQLQLEGYQHFVVIHGTDTLSYAAATLARFLGQSCHIVITGSQYPLLNIQGDNTREFTDAIENLYLALEKVIALPVGAYLAFHHQVFHAQTALKTHTTELDAFSGLSSNVEFTPQQNELIVQDAQIEKAASFQILNWMMQPIATQHLVQQLRHLLPAPPHFLVLQGFGTGNIAVNDEFLATLDELYARGCVPILATQVTFGGIDQRYAISAWAKIAKIVINDAHSHADLYAKALQIYLKYPTPEQWLNHWNENLH, translated from the coding sequence ATGAAAAAAATAGCTTTATTTTATATGGGTGGTACTTTTGGTTGCATTGGTGAACCTTTAGCTCCTATGCCTTATGACCAATTCCTACCTCAACTTGAGAAAGTGATTCCCCCACACTTAACAGTTGATTGCTTTGCTGCGCCCAATATTGTCGATAGCAGTGCATGTACAGCACCTGACTGGTTACGCCTAATTCAACGCATACAACAACTACAACTAGAAGGCTATCAGCATTTTGTTGTGATTCATGGTACAGATACGCTCAGTTATGCAGCTGCGACTTTAGCTCGCTTTTTAGGGCAAAGCTGTCATATTGTGATTACTGGTAGCCAATACCCGTTACTCAATATTCAAGGTGATAACACCCGTGAATTTACTGATGCAATTGAAAACTTATATCTTGCATTAGAGAAGGTCATTGCACTTCCGGTTGGTGCTTATCTCGCTTTCCACCATCAAGTATTTCACGCACAAACTGCATTAAAAACGCATACCACTGAACTTGATGCATTTTCAGGGTTAAGTAGTAACGTTGAGTTTACGCCTCAGCAAAATGAATTGATCGTACAAGATGCTCAAATTGAAAAAGCTGCTTCCTTTCAGATTTTAAACTGGATGATGCAACCGATTGCAACACAGCATTTAGTACAACAATTACGTCATTTACTGCCTGCCCCACCACACTTTTTAGTGTTGCAAGGTTTCGGTACAGGTAATATCGCCGTAAACGATGAATTTTTGGCAACATTAGATGAACTCTATGCTCGTGGATGTGTACCAATTTTGGCGACACAAGTCACTTTTGGGGGTATTGACCAACGTTATGCAATTAGTGCTTGGGCCAAAATTGCAAAAATTGTCATTAATGATGCCCATAGCCATGCAGATCTCTATGCAAAAGCGCTTCAAATCTATTTAAAATACCCAACCCCCGAACAATGGTTGAACCATTGGAATGAAAATCTGCATTAA